One region of Trichosurus vulpecula isolate mTriVul1 chromosome 1, mTriVul1.pri, whole genome shotgun sequence genomic DNA includes:
- the LOC118828851 gene encoding ly-6/neurotoxin-like protein 1: MRSFSVMFLVAIIMTKQLAQALDCHVCTASDNDCSNPVHCPGLAIYCMTVRTYSPAVVYKSCASSCTKDGMVDIQMKQNAKVSCCQADLCNGAASRIPVSSGLVLTGLLSIFWGLFTLGL, translated from the exons ATGAGGTCCTTTTCAGTGATGTTCCTTGTAGCCATCATTATGACCAAGCAACTTG CCCAAGCCCTGGATTGCCATGTCTGTACAGCTAGTGATAATGACTGCTCAAACCCAGTGCATTGTCCAGGGCTAGCCATCTACTGCATGACCGTTCGGACCT ACTCTCCAGCTGTGGTCTACAAATCGTGTGCGTCCAGCTGCACCAAGGATGGCATGGTGGATATCCAGATGAAACAAAATGCCAAGGTGTCCTGTTGCCAGGCGGACCTGTGTAATGGGGCTGCCTCCCGGATCCCGGTCTCCTCAGGCCTTGTTCTCACTGGGCTCCTCAGCATCTTCTGGGGTCTGTTCACTCTTGGCCTCTGA